From the genome of Streptomyces sp. NBC_00523:
CGAGCGCCACGATCCCTCGGTGGGGATGGGGGACCACCCGCTGGCCCTGGGCATCGTCCGGCTCATCCTGGAGACGCCCGCCCTGCTCACCCGCGCCCACTCCTTCTTCGTGCGTACGCAGGACCAGCTCACCGATGCCCTGATCGAGGAGGGCGAGGAGCCGGTCATCGCGCGCATCGTCGCCTCCCAGCTCCTCGGTACGCGCAACGCCCTGCTCACCGAGAACCGCAGGCGCCTGCTGGCCGGCGAACCGGCGGCCGCGGTCGTCCCCGACGCCGTCGCCCTCGCCCACCGGGGCTTCGACCTGCTGGAGAAGGGCCTCGGCGACTACGCGACGCGCACCTGACCCGGGGGCCCCGCGGCTGCGGGGCGGACGCCCTGTCGGTGCCGCGTCGTAGGCTCCCCGGCATGCCGCCCTCGCAGAAGCGCGCCCGTCGCTACGACCCGGCCAGGACCCGCGCCGCGGTCCTCGCCCAGTTCGCCCACGTCCGGGACGGCGTGCGCACGCTGACCCCGGAGCAGCTGGCCGCGCCGAGCGGACTCGGTGACTGGACGGTGCGCGAGCTCGCCGTGCACCTCACCATGGCCCTCGCGCACGTCAGCCGGACGCTGGAGCTGCCCGCGCCGGCCCTCGCCAGGCCCGAGGTGTCCCTCCTGGAGTGGCCGTTCACCACAGCGGCCCGGGCCCCCCGGATCGCGGACGACACCGCCGAACGGGCCGCCGCCGCCCCCGACCTGGACGCGCTCTACGGGGAGGTCGCCGCCCGCTTCGAGGCCCTGGTGAACGGCGCCTCCGAGGACCGGCTGCTGGCCACCCGGGTCGGGGCGATGCGCCTCGGCGACTTCCTGGTCACCCGCACCGTGGAGCTCGTCGTCCACACCTGGGACCTCAACGAGGCGACCGGGCTCTCCGTCCCGTACGACCGGCAGGCGCTCGCCGCGTGCAGCCGGCTCCTCGCCGACGCGCTGGCCGAGCGGGCGCCCGGCGGTTCGGTCGAGGTCCGGGTGCCGCCGTTCGCGGTGGTGCAGTGCGTCCAGGGGCCGCGTCACACCAGGGGCACCCCGCCCAACGTCGTCGAGACCGACCCGCTCACCTGGATCCGGCTCGCGACCGGGCGTACGGAGTGGGCGCGGGAGGTCGAAGCGGCCAGGGTCGCCGCGAGCGGCGAGCGCGCGGATCTCTCCGAGCTGCTGCCGCTGATGGCCTGACCCGGCCGCCGGACGCCCCGAGATGCCGCATACCGGGCGCCCATGGTGTGAGGCTCGCCACGAAACGACCGGTCGGGCTGCTTGCTCCCGGCGCCCGGGAACCGGCTCACGCAGTGCCACGACGGGCCTCTTCGCAGGGTCTTCCGGGTGGCCGGAACCTGTCGGTGGATGGCCGGTGATCCGGGCGCCGCCTGCCCTGCGGCGGTTGCCGCGCGTAGATCGGGGAAGGCCCGAGATTACCGTGCGTGACTGATCCGAGGGGTCCGGGAGCGGTCTTCGGGGGAGCTCCGCCGGTGGTGGGGCGGGGGATCCCCAATTCGGACCAGTGGTCGATCTCCCCTACA
Proteins encoded in this window:
- a CDS encoding maleylpyruvate isomerase family mycothiol-dependent enzyme encodes the protein MPPSQKRARRYDPARTRAAVLAQFAHVRDGVRTLTPEQLAAPSGLGDWTVRELAVHLTMALAHVSRTLELPAPALARPEVSLLEWPFTTAARAPRIADDTAERAAAAPDLDALYGEVAARFEALVNGASEDRLLATRVGAMRLGDFLVTRTVELVVHTWDLNEATGLSVPYDRQALAACSRLLADALAERAPGGSVEVRVPPFAVVQCVQGPRHTRGTPPNVVETDPLTWIRLATGRTEWAREVEAARVAASGERADLSELLPLMA
- a CDS encoding TetR/AcrR family transcriptional regulator, which produces MTEGMGLRERKKRETRRRLLETATTLFSERGFDQVSVAEIADAADVSKMTVFNYFDSKEDLVFAPLEEHVGDAARIVRERAPGESAVAALRRQFVEAVERHDPSVGMGDHPLALGIVRLILETPALLTRAHSFFVRTQDQLTDALIEEGEEPVIARIVASQLLGTRNALLTENRRRLLAGEPAAAVVPDAVALAHRGFDLLEKGLGDYATRT